Proteins co-encoded in one Flavobacterium fluviale genomic window:
- a CDS encoding bifunctional aldolase/short-chain dehydrogenase, whose amino-acid sequence MSNTNTINMNFKHVSYLWDEAKAAALAGDEVALFIYRSNLLGADLRLTNYGGGNTSVKITDKDPLTGESSEVMWIKGSGGDIGTLTKSGCAALYLDRLRNLENVYKGIEFEDEMVELFNHCIFDLASKAPSIDTPLHGFLPFKHIDHLHPDAAIAIAAAKDGKKITEELFNGEIGWVGWQRPGFDLGLQLRACLEEAEKNGKKLRGIMLGSHGLFTWGDTAFDSYINTLEVIEKCASYLENNYGKKRPVFGGQKIESLPEADRKLKAAKVAPILRGFCSSERQMIGHYTDDARVLEFINSNDLSKLAPLGTSCPDHFLRTKISPLVLELDPNEDLSNVDAIKAKLTPAFEAYRAMYKDYYNACKKSNSPAMRDPNPVVILYPGVGMFTFAKDKTMARLASEYYINAVNVMKGAEAVSEYTSLPHQEAFDIEYWLLEEAKLQRMPKPKALSGRVALITGSAGGIGKAIAKKFAQEGACVVINDINEERLQGAAAEFIKAFGKDAVSSTLLNVTDETSTEKALDEASLAFGGVDIVVNNAGISISKSIAEHTLEEWDRLYDILVKGQFIVSKAGIEVMRKQGFGGDIVNIVSKNAVVAGPNNPGYGSAKAAQAHLTRLMAAELGADKIRVNTVNPDAVISDSNIWSGGWAEGRAKAYGVTVEELPAYYAKRTLLNEIILPDDIANACYAFVGGLLGKSTGNALNVDGGVAMGFYR is encoded by the coding sequence ATGTCGAATACAAACACAATTAATATGAATTTTAAGCATGTAAGCTACCTTTGGGATGAAGCTAAGGCAGCAGCATTAGCAGGAGATGAAGTAGCGCTTTTTATTTATCGTTCTAACTTGTTAGGAGCTGATTTAAGATTGACCAACTACGGTGGTGGAAACACTTCTGTAAAAATTACAGATAAAGACCCTTTAACAGGAGAATCTTCTGAAGTAATGTGGATTAAAGGTTCTGGTGGAGATATTGGAACATTAACAAAATCAGGTTGTGCGGCTTTGTATTTAGACAGACTTCGTAATCTGGAAAATGTGTACAAAGGAATCGAGTTTGAAGATGAAATGGTAGAGTTATTCAACCACTGTATTTTCGATTTAGCTTCAAAGGCACCTTCTATCGATACACCTTTACACGGTTTTCTTCCGTTCAAACATATCGATCACTTACATCCAGATGCGGCAATTGCTATAGCTGCAGCGAAAGATGGAAAGAAAATCACAGAAGAATTATTTAACGGAGAAATTGGCTGGGTAGGCTGGCAGCGTCCAGGATTTGATCTTGGTCTTCAGTTGAGAGCTTGTTTAGAAGAAGCAGAAAAAAACGGTAAAAAACTACGCGGAATCATGTTAGGTTCTCATGGTTTGTTTACTTGGGGAGATACTGCGTTTGATAGTTATATTAATACGCTGGAAGTAATCGAGAAATGTGCTTCGTATTTAGAGAATAATTACGGAAAAAAACGTCCTGTTTTTGGAGGTCAGAAAATTGAAAGTCTTCCTGAAGCAGATCGTAAATTAAAAGCAGCGAAAGTTGCTCCAATTTTAAGAGGTTTCTGTTCTTCAGAGCGCCAGATGATTGGACATTATACAGATGATGCAAGAGTTTTGGAATTCATTAATTCTAATGATCTTTCAAAATTAGCTCCATTAGGAACATCTTGTCCAGATCACTTTTTGAGAACTAAAATCAGTCCATTGGTTTTAGAATTAGATCCAAACGAAGATTTATCGAACGTTGATGCGATCAAAGCAAAATTAACACCTGCTTTTGAAGCTTACCGTGCCATGTACAAAGACTATTACAATGCTTGTAAAAAGTCTAATTCACCAGCAATGCGTGATCCAAACCCAGTGGTAATTTTATATCCTGGAGTTGGTATGTTCACTTTTGCTAAAGATAAAACAATGGCGCGTTTGGCATCTGAATATTATATCAATGCAGTAAACGTAATGAAAGGTGCAGAAGCAGTTTCAGAATATACTTCTTTACCGCACCAAGAAGCTTTCGATATCGAATATTGGTTATTAGAAGAAGCTAAATTACAGCGTATGCCAAAACCAAAAGCATTGTCTGGAAGAGTAGCTTTGATTACAGGTTCTGCGGGCGGAATAGGTAAAGCTATTGCTAAAAAATTCGCTCAGGAAGGTGCTTGTGTTGTAATTAATGATATTAATGAAGAGCGTTTGCAAGGGGCAGCAGCTGAGTTTATTAAAGCATTTGGAAAAGATGCCGTTTCTAGCACTTTGTTAAATGTTACAGATGAAACAAGTACTGAAAAAGCATTAGACGAAGCTTCTTTAGCTTTTGGAGGTGTTGACATCGTAGTAAACAACGCTGGAATCAGTATTTCTAAATCTATTGCAGAACATACTCTAGAAGAGTGGGACAGATTATACGATATCTTGGTAAAAGGACAATTTATTGTTTCTAAAGCCGGAATCGAAGTAATGCGCAAGCAAGGTTTTGGAGGAGATATTGTAAATATCGTTTCTAAAAATGCAGTTGTTGCAGGTCCGAATAATCCTGGTTATGGTTCGGCTAAAGCAGCACAAGCGCATCTAACACGTTTAATGGCTGCCGAATTAGGAGCAGACAAAATACGTGTGAATACAGTAAATCCTGATGCCGTAATTTCAGACTCTAATATTTGGTCTGGCGGATGGGCAGAAGGTCGTGCAAAAGCATACGGAGTTACAGTTGAAGAACTTCCGGCTTACTATGCAAAACGTACGTTATTAAATGAAATCATATTGCCTGATGATATCGCAAATGCTTGTTATGCTTTTGTTGGCGGTTTACTTGGTAAATCTACAGGAAACGCATTAAACGTAGACGGTGGCGTAGCAATGGGCTTTTATAGATAA
- the rhaT gene encoding L-rhamnose/proton symporter RhaT has product MESLLGIIFHSIGGFSSGSFYMPFKKVKDWAWESYWLVGGFFSWLIVPPIAAYLTIPNFAAIIAEASPSIKAFTYSMGLIWGIGGLTYGLGVRYLGMSLGNSITLGFCSAFGALVPSIYYDFVPTEGKISFSDMLSNTGGQIVLLGVVVYLIGIAISGKAGMLKEKDFATGHEDKDKDFNLVKGLIVAVISGILSSFFNYGIEAGKSMAEQAVITGSNPLFQNNVTYVVLLWGGLTTNFIWCLYLNFKNKSIKNYTDKSTPITKNVLFSALAGTMWFLQFFFYGMGESKLGNGASSWILHMATIILTANFWGFYLKEWKGVSKKTLRTFFWGIGLIMLAIVLVGIGNSL; this is encoded by the coding sequence ATGGAATCATTATTAGGAATCATTTTTCATTCTATCGGAGGATTTTCTTCAGGTAGTTTTTATATGCCTTTTAAAAAAGTAAAAGACTGGGCTTGGGAAAGCTATTGGCTGGTAGGAGGATTTTTCTCTTGGCTGATCGTTCCGCCAATTGCAGCTTACTTAACGATTCCAAATTTTGCTGCAATTATTGCAGAAGCTTCTCCATCAATAAAAGCCTTTACTTATTCAATGGGATTGATATGGGGAATTGGAGGTTTGACTTATGGTTTGGGAGTTCGTTACTTGGGAATGTCTTTAGGGAATTCAATTACTTTAGGATTCTGCTCTGCATTTGGAGCTTTAGTACCATCCATTTACTATGATTTTGTTCCAACAGAAGGGAAGATTTCGTTTTCTGACATGCTTTCTAACACTGGCGGGCAGATCGTTTTATTGGGAGTGGTGGTATATCTTATAGGAATTGCTATTTCTGGAAAAGCAGGAATGCTTAAAGAAAAAGACTTTGCGACAGGGCATGAGGATAAAGACAAAGATTTCAATTTGGTAAAAGGGCTTATTGTAGCTGTGATTTCAGGAATTTTAAGCTCCTTTTTTAATTACGGAATTGAAGCAGGAAAATCAATGGCAGAGCAAGCGGTAATAACTGGCTCAAATCCGTTATTTCAAAATAATGTGACTTATGTTGTTTTGCTTTGGGGCGGATTAACAACCAACTTTATCTGGTGTCTTTATTTGAATTTTAAAAATAAATCGATTAAAAATTACACAGATAAATCTACTCCGATTACTAAAAATGTTTTGTTTTCTGCTCTTGCCGGAACCATGTGGTTTTTACAGTTTTTCTTTTACGGAATGGGAGAGAGCAAACTCGGAAATGGTGCCAGCTCATGGATTCTGCACATGGCAACCATTATTTTAACAGCAAACTTTTGGGGATTTTATTTGAAAGAATGGAAAGGAGTTTCTAAAAAAACATTAAGAACTTTTTTCTGGGGGATTGGGCTGATTATGCTTGCAATCGTTTTGGTAGGAATTGGTAACTCATTATAA
- a CDS encoding GntR family transcriptional regulator → MIKLIKIDEDSRVPKYKQIVDSILQNIANGNLKINQKIPSINSFSEEFYMSRDTVEKAYNILKERKIISSIRGKGYYITRTKLESKVNILFLTNKLSSYKMKTYSSFINTLGANAHVDLQIYHCDETLFLNILDKFEGAYDYYVITTHFKTDELKHLSFTDEVVNAIKNIPTEKLVVLDNIKLGTSDDVIKIYQDFENDIYNALKEGLSKIAKYKRLILVYPDKAVYPYPRRILHGFRKFCVEHEINFEILSEVYDDMILKKGDLFITIEESDLVNLMKQIRDEEFVLGKEIGVISYNDTPLKELLGITVMSTDFNIMGETAARMILNKEKGQVKVPFNFIDRNSI, encoded by the coding sequence ATGATTAAATTAATTAAAATAGACGAAGATTCAAGAGTACCTAAATACAAACAGATTGTTGACTCTATTCTTCAAAACATCGCCAACGGAAATTTAAAAATCAACCAAAAAATTCCCTCCATCAATAGTTTTAGCGAAGAATTTTATATGTCTCGAGACACTGTCGAAAAGGCTTATAATATTTTGAAAGAACGTAAAATTATTTCTTCGATTAGAGGAAAAGGATATTACATTACAAGAACAAAATTAGAATCGAAAGTCAATATTTTGTTTCTGACTAATAAGCTGAGTTCCTATAAAATGAAGACTTATAGTTCTTTCATCAATACTCTTGGAGCAAATGCACACGTTGACCTGCAAATTTACCATTGCGACGAAACTTTGTTTTTGAATATCTTAGATAAGTTTGAAGGCGCTTACGATTATTATGTAATTACAACCCATTTTAAAACTGACGAACTTAAGCATTTGAGTTTTACAGATGAAGTGGTAAATGCCATAAAAAATATTCCGACAGAAAAACTGGTTGTTCTGGATAATATTAAATTAGGAACCAGCGACGATGTCATTAAAATTTATCAGGATTTTGAAAATGATATTTATAATGCTTTAAAAGAAGGTCTTTCTAAAATAGCCAAATACAAACGCTTAATTTTGGTTTATCCAGACAAAGCTGTTTATCCGTATCCGAGAAGAATTTTACACGGATTTAGAAAATTCTGCGTCGAACATGAAATCAATTTTGAAATTCTAAGTGAGGTTTACGATGACATGATCCTTAAAAAAGGAGATTTATTTATCACTATTGAAGAATCTGATTTAGTGAATTTAATGAAACAAATTCGTGATGAGGAATTTGTTCTAGGAAAAGAAATTGGAGTTATTTCCTATAATGATACGCCTCTTAAAGAGCTGTTAGGAATTACCGTAATGTCAACCGATTTTAATATAATGGGCGAAACGGCCGCAAGAATGATTTTGAATAAAGAAAAAGGTCAGGTAAAAGTTCCTTTTAATTTTATTGATAGAAATTCTATTTAA
- a CDS encoding histone H1 yields MKDLLVKINAEIDTFKAEAESLTEKGIKAAGPRARKATLEIEKLLKEFRKVSIEESKK; encoded by the coding sequence ATGAAAGATTTATTAGTAAAAATCAACGCCGAAATTGACACATTTAAAGCAGAAGCTGAATCTTTAACTGAAAAAGGAATTAAAGCAGCAGGTCCAAGAGCACGTAAAGCTACATTAGAAATTGAAAAACTTTTAAAAGAGTTCAGAAAAGTTTCTATCGAAGAATCAAAAAAATAA
- a CDS encoding rhamnogalacturonidase, with protein sequence MRNNLVVLIIIGVFNFSFSQQKTENFPDGTPIRNWFKEHQKLKLENLGKQYVITNFGVKKDSTLIQTQTIQAVIDKASADGGGVIVIPKGVFLSGALFFKPKTVLHLVKGAVLKGSDVITDYPIMPSRMEGQNLDYFPALINAYGVDYFSISGEGTINGNGKKFWEAFWKRRSENPDCTNLEVSRPRLVFVWNSNNVQFQDVKMVNSGFWTNHFYKCENVKLLGLHIFSPHIGIKAPSTDAVDLDVCENVLIKGCYMSVNDDAVALKGGKGPYADQDNNNGPNKNIIIEDCTFGFCHSALTNGSEAIHNRNVIFRNCKIEGASRLLWLKMRPDTPQRYEYILVENIKGEAETGLAIFAWRQFYDLKGRTDIPLSYGDHITLKNITLKCSNFYGVEKDPNVRLSNFKFENLNIETAKTKFDKSIIDGVILKNVYINKMLIE encoded by the coding sequence ATGAGAAATAATCTAGTAGTCCTCATTATCATCGGAGTATTTAATTTCTCTTTTTCACAGCAGAAAACCGAAAATTTCCCTGATGGAACTCCAATACGAAACTGGTTTAAAGAACATCAAAAATTAAAGCTCGAAAATTTAGGAAAGCAATATGTAATTACCAATTTTGGAGTTAAAAAGGATAGTACTTTAATTCAAACCCAAACCATACAAGCTGTTATTGATAAAGCTTCGGCCGACGGCGGCGGCGTAATCGTGATTCCGAAAGGCGTATTTTTAAGCGGGGCCTTATTTTTTAAGCCAAAAACAGTTTTACATTTGGTTAAAGGGGCAGTTTTAAAAGGATCTGATGTCATTACTGATTATCCAATAATGCCTTCGCGAATGGAAGGGCAGAATTTAGATTATTTTCCGGCTTTGATTAATGCGTATGGAGTAGATTATTTTTCTATTTCTGGGGAAGGCACCATAAACGGAAACGGAAAAAAGTTTTGGGAAGCTTTCTGGAAAAGACGCAGTGAAAATCCAGATTGTACGAATCTTGAGGTTTCAAGACCAAGATTAGTTTTTGTTTGGAACTCTAATAATGTACAGTTTCAGGATGTAAAAATGGTCAATTCTGGTTTTTGGACGAATCATTTTTATAAATGTGAGAACGTAAAACTGCTCGGACTTCATATTTTTTCACCGCACATTGGCATAAAAGCGCCAAGTACAGATGCCGTCGATCTTGATGTGTGCGAAAATGTTTTGATAAAGGGCTGCTACATGTCTGTTAATGATGATGCGGTAGCTTTAAAAGGCGGCAAAGGACCGTACGCAGATCAAGATAACAACAACGGCCCCAACAAAAACATTATAATTGAAGACTGTACTTTTGGTTTTTGTCATTCGGCATTGACAAATGGGAGTGAAGCAATTCATAATCGAAATGTTATATTTCGGAATTGTAAAATTGAAGGCGCTTCAAGATTGCTTTGGCTAAAAATGCGCCCAGATACACCACAGCGGTATGAATATATTTTAGTTGAAAATATAAAAGGTGAAGCCGAAACCGGTTTAGCGATTTTTGCCTGGAGACAATTTTATGATTTAAAAGGTCGTACGGATATTCCTTTATCTTATGGCGATCATATTACTTTGAAAAATATAACTCTTAAATGCAGTAATTTTTACGGCGTAGAAAAAGATCCAAATGTTCGATTGAGTAATTTTAAATTTGAAAATTTAAATATAGAAACTGCAAAAACTAAGTTTGATAAAAGCATTATAGATGGCGTCATTTTAAAAAATGTCTACATCAATAAGATGCTGATTGAGTAA
- a CDS encoding DUF4861 domain-containing protein — protein MKKAVLFYLPITLITALFTSCKVSQNVSEKDIVLKNSSSAALSQKAISIQRGELGKMDAKGVFPILLFKTDTIPAQTNDLNGDGKWDELFFTADFLPNEEKNIHLKWSDTDPKFTVKTSARFGKREGKNLPVHPDTQEVLMANQVHKKLGYQKYQTDGPTWENDKVGFRHYLDGRNSKDVFGKKLPGITPENVGINSKGAVEDNYHVMYDWGRDIFPVGNSAGLGGYALLIDNKINRLGILGNDTINNVEKTTFKIVSEGPVNSVLSYQYENWKASDNLYQVQETTSIWPGMYGFKNTVSINGIKGKETFLAAISNLNNKNPLQVIESGDWICLIQHDYLTYERQWILGTAILVPKNIYEGYIEAPKTGQLTDSYLAKLKVENNKEISYYAIAAWELSADKGFNDSAFFTNYVTNLAKQLSAKIKVEIK, from the coding sequence ATGAAAAAAGCAGTGTTATTTTATCTTCCAATTACTTTAATTACAGCACTTTTTACAAGTTGTAAAGTTTCTCAAAATGTTTCAGAAAAAGATATTGTTTTAAAAAACAGCAGTTCAGCTGCGTTATCTCAAAAAGCAATTTCAATACAAAGGGGCGAGCTGGGCAAGATGGATGCTAAAGGAGTTTTTCCAATTTTGCTTTTTAAAACAGATACAATTCCTGCCCAGACCAACGATCTGAATGGAGATGGAAAATGGGACGAACTTTTTTTTACAGCTGATTTTTTGCCAAATGAGGAAAAAAATATCCATTTAAAATGGTCTGATACAGATCCCAAATTTACTGTAAAAACTAGTGCACGTTTTGGAAAAAGAGAAGGAAAAAATCTTCCTGTACATCCAGATACACAAGAGGTTTTGATGGCCAATCAGGTTCATAAAAAATTGGGATATCAAAAATATCAAACAGACGGACCAACTTGGGAAAATGATAAAGTGGGCTTTAGGCATTATTTAGACGGAAGAAATTCTAAAGATGTTTTTGGAAAAAAACTTCCAGGCATAACGCCAGAAAATGTGGGTATAAATAGTAAAGGCGCTGTCGAAGATAATTACCACGTCATGTACGATTGGGGAAGAGATATATTTCCTGTTGGAAATTCAGCTGGACTTGGAGGTTATGCTTTGCTGATTGATAACAAGATTAATAGACTGGGGATTTTAGGAAATGACACTATAAATAATGTCGAAAAAACAACTTTTAAAATAGTGAGCGAAGGTCCAGTAAATTCTGTTTTGAGTTATCAGTACGAAAATTGGAAAGCTTCAGACAATTTGTACCAAGTACAAGAAACGACTTCGATCTGGCCGGGAATGTACGGTTTTAAAAATACAGTGTCCATAAACGGAATTAAAGGCAAAGAGACTTTTCTTGCCGCAATTTCAAATTTAAACAATAAAAATCCGCTGCAGGTTATTGAATCTGGAGATTGGATCTGTTTGATTCAGCATGACTATTTGACCTACGAGCGTCAATGGATTTTAGGAACCGCTATTTTAGTTCCAAAAAACATTTACGAAGGTTACATAGAAGCTCCTAAAACGGGTCAGTTAACAGATTCTTACTTGGCAAAATTAAAGGTTGAAAACAATAAAGAAATTAGTTATTATGCGATTGCGGCTTGGGAATTAAGTGCAGATAAAGGATTTAATGATTCGGCTTTTTTTACCAATTATGTAACCAATTTAGCGAAACAGCTTTCGGCTAAAATAAAAGTTGAAATTAAATAA
- a CDS encoding YcxB family protein → MTAANFSLEFQLKTCEIRKLNKMYFKHLFKERIVVSLLLILMFVISIDFMLENDFLQWLIKSLILIVLFVLIHFSCMDMIALLVLKLTKKMLGSAKFQNKYKLQFTYSDICITSPLGELNHKWTKIEKVISTKNFLFLYIKERNTYIISISKKNYNHLQMEELLSFVEKNIMSITKV, encoded by the coding sequence ATGACAGCTGCTAATTTTTCATTAGAGTTTCAATTGAAGACTTGTGAAATAAGAAAACTCAACAAAATGTATTTCAAGCATTTATTTAAAGAGCGAATTGTTGTTAGTCTGCTCCTTATCTTAATGTTTGTAATTTCTATAGATTTCATGCTCGAAAATGATTTCTTGCAGTGGCTAATTAAAAGTTTGATTTTAATTGTGCTTTTTGTGCTAATTCATTTTTCATGTATGGATATGATTGCATTACTGGTTCTTAAGCTGACCAAAAAAATGCTTGGATCTGCTAAATTTCAAAACAAATACAAGCTCCAGTTTACGTATTCGGACATTTGCATAACATCTCCTTTAGGCGAATTAAATCATAAATGGACAAAGATTGAAAAGGTAATATCCACAAAGAATTTTTTATTTCTATATATAAAGGAAAGAAACACTTATATTATTTCGATCTCCAAGAAAAATTACAATCATTTGCAGATGGAAGAGCTGCTCAGTTTCGTAGAAAAAAATATTATGTCTATTACTAAAGTCTAA
- a CDS encoding sensor histidine kinase yields MNLNLTEENLREKIKELTCLYEISKIISKSNSIHIQTLYEIIVSTKNAWCHNSDAVAEIHILDYHLSTSDLIESSIFQSSTIKVRDQKSGCIKVHYPAKKYTENDFQEDEQRLLDTIAIEVGNYIEKYQTLEKKAELRRTIERMDRLTLLGEMTAGIAHELNTPLGNILGFAEIIKDQNTDPDIDADISIVINSVIYCREIVKKLMFFSCEMPQKLELQELKPIILFALSFLKSNFQKKGIKSEVSFKNEKITARIDSVQITQVLFNLLINAIYASPEKSTIKIKVDNDDCCLILKIEDEGTGVPENIKEKIFEPFFSTKPVNYGCGLGLSVVHGIIKNHNGEISIQNNIPNGTIFTIKIPLL; encoded by the coding sequence ATGAATTTGAACTTAACGGAAGAAAATCTTAGAGAAAAAATTAAAGAACTTACATGTCTTTATGAAATTTCTAAGATTATTTCTAAATCTAATTCTATTCACATCCAAACGCTGTATGAAATAATTGTGAGCACAAAAAATGCCTGGTGCCATAATTCAGATGCCGTCGCAGAAATTCATATTCTGGATTATCATTTGTCAACTTCTGATCTTATCGAATCCAGTATTTTCCAGTCCAGCACTATAAAAGTCAGGGATCAAAAATCCGGTTGTATTAAGGTTCATTATCCTGCAAAAAAATATACAGAAAATGATTTTCAAGAAGATGAACAAAGACTTCTTGACACTATTGCAATTGAAGTTGGAAATTATATCGAAAAATATCAAACACTAGAAAAAAAAGCCGAATTAAGGAGAACAATTGAACGCATGGACCGTTTGACTCTTTTGGGGGAAATGACCGCAGGAATTGCACATGAACTCAACACTCCTTTAGGCAATATTCTTGGTTTTGCAGAAATAATCAAAGACCAAAATACTGATCCTGATATAGATGCAGATATTTCAATTGTAATAAATTCTGTTATTTATTGTCGCGAAATCGTCAAAAAACTCATGTTTTTTTCATGTGAAATGCCTCAAAAATTAGAATTGCAAGAGCTAAAACCCATTATTCTTTTTGCTTTATCTTTTCTGAAATCGAACTTTCAAAAGAAAGGAATAAAAAGTGAAGTAAGTTTCAAAAACGAAAAAATTACTGCCAGAATTGATTCGGTTCAAATAACACAGGTTCTATTTAATTTACTCATCAATGCCATATATGCCTCGCCAGAAAAGAGTACAATAAAAATTAAAGTTGATAACGATGACTGCTGCCTAATTCTCAAAATAGAAGATGAGGGAACTGGTGTGCCCGAAAATATAAAAGAAAAAATATTTGAACCCTTTTTTTCAACCAAACCTGTCAATTACGGCTGCGGACTAGGATTGAGTGTCGTACATGGAATAATCAAAAATCACAACGGGGAAATCAGTATACAGAACAATATTCCGAATGGAACAATTTTTACAATTAAAATACCATTATTATAA
- a CDS encoding sigma-54-dependent transcriptional regulator, producing MNFKRENILVVDDNMDMLDLVQRQLKSFNYRAYKASSVSEAIEVLKQCDIDLLISDINMPNINGIELLKYAEEHYPCIPKLVISGIPSVHNVVSAIKSGALEYLTKPFTSEELQKAIISSLEKCKTVLKRDHQIPELKNENSYGKIIGHSSHFKAMVETIKRVKDTKASVLIEGESGTGKELIARAIHFTGNLAGRPFIAVNCGGIPENLIESELFGHVKGSFTGASETRTGLFQAASGGTIFLDEIGNAPMMVQIKLLRVIQEREIVRVGSTTPEKIDIRIISATNNNLQDLISKGLFRDDLYYRINVVNIKTTPLRDRKEDMTLLINNFVEKYSQEYNKPDITIDEKVLDVLMRYNWPGNIRELENIIHRMVIMSDNVINLNQVPDHLKYHIPVANDIFKPLKEYEKEQILKVLLSVNNNKTKAAQILQIDRKTLNQKIL from the coding sequence ATGAATTTTAAAAGAGAAAATATACTTGTTGTAGACGACAATATGGACATGCTGGATTTGGTTCAGAGACAGTTAAAAAGTTTTAATTATCGTGCCTATAAAGCATCTTCTGTATCTGAGGCGATCGAGGTATTAAAGCAATGTGATATCGATTTATTAATCAGCGATATTAACATGCCCAATATCAATGGTATCGAATTATTAAAATACGCAGAAGAGCATTATCCTTGTATTCCTAAGCTGGTAATTTCGGGTATTCCATCTGTACACAATGTAGTAAGTGCAATAAAATCTGGTGCTTTAGAGTATCTAACCAAACCTTTCACGAGTGAAGAACTGCAGAAAGCTATCATAAGTTCGTTAGAAAAATGCAAAACTGTTTTAAAAAGGGATCATCAAATTCCTGAGCTTAAAAATGAAAATTCGTATGGAAAAATAATTGGCCATTCGAGCCACTTTAAGGCCATGGTTGAAACCATTAAGCGTGTAAAAGATACAAAGGCAAGTGTATTAATAGAAGGAGAAAGCGGTACAGGTAAAGAATTGATTGCGAGAGCTATTCATTTTACAGGAAATTTGGCAGGCAGACCTTTTATTGCAGTTAACTGCGGAGGAATTCCAGAAAACCTAATCGAATCGGAATTATTTGGTCATGTAAAAGGATCCTTTACAGGAGCATCAGAAACCCGAACTGGTTTGTTTCAGGCAGCTTCAGGAGGCACAATATTTCTAGATGAGATTGGAAATGCACCTATGATGGTACAGATAAAACTTTTAAGAGTAATTCAAGAGCGAGAAATTGTAAGAGTTGGATCTACTACTCCAGAAAAAATTGACATCAGGATAATTTCTGCAACGAATAATAATCTGCAAGATTTGATTTCCAAAGGTTTATTTAGAGATGATCTCTATTATAGAATTAATGTGGTTAATATTAAAACGACACCTTTAAGGGACCGCAAAGAAGATATGACGCTTCTAATAAATAATTTTGTAGAGAAATATAGTCAAGAATACAATAAACCCGATATTACAATAGACGAAAAAGTACTAGACGTATTAATGCGATACAATTGGCCTGGAAATATCCGAGAACTAGAAAATATTATTCATAGAATGGTCATTATGAGCGACAATGTCATAAACTTAAATCAAGTTCCAGATCATTTAAAATATCATATTCCTGTTGCAAATGATATTTTTAAGCCTTTAAAAGAATATGAAAAAGAACAGATTTTAAAAGTTTTATTATCCGTAAACAATAATAAGACAAAAGCCGCCCAAATTCTACAAATTGACCGTAAAACATTAAATCAAAAAATCCTCTAA